Below is a window of Mucilaginibacter ginkgonis DNA.
CAATTATTGTTAATGCTTTTGGGTGTAGCTATAGGGATGAGTACCGTTGATGCCGTAGGGCATGACACACCAGGTACCGCACTTGCACTTGGTTCGGGCATATGGTCCGCAGTAAGCTTTATCATATCCTTGTTTGTAGGTGGTTGGGTTGCAGGCCGCCTAGCAAAAGATAAACATACTTCAGAAAGTGTGATACACGGTCTATTGGTTGCGGGCTTAATGTTCATTCTTACCTTTTACCTGTTGTCAAGTGCTATTGGCAGTATTGTAGGCGGAGCAGGGAAAATGGTTGGCAATGCAGTTTCAACCGCAGCCCCGTCTTTAAAAGAAGCAGCGGAGCAAAGATATTCGGGCGGTAACGCGGGGGAAAAACAAATGGCAAATGACAGCGCAAAAATCTCTGATGAAGTTTCTACGCATAAGACAGAAATTGAAGAGAAAAGCCG
It encodes the following:
- a CDS encoding YrzE family protein → METSNNYTASQLSPDGFNDPYSVYNNITSRQRISWPAIFAGLILAVLTQLLLMLLGVAIGMSTVDAVGHDTPGTALALGSGIWSAVSFIISLFVGGWVAGRLAKDKHTSESVIHGLLVAGLMFILTFYLLSSAIGSIVGGAGKMVGNAVSTAAPSLKEAAEQRYSGGNAGEKQMANDSAKISDEVSTHKTEIEEKSRQVADDAASAAGKAALYSFIGVLLGSIAAGFAAKLGRDSKVPYDYNEKQSHMNQAANQKI